A genomic window from Flavobacterium sp. I3-2 includes:
- a CDS encoding sugar 3,4-ketoisomerase, with protein sequence MKNQILKLPKIEDPRGNLSVIEKDNIPFAVKRVYFLYDVPSGAERGGHAHINQQEFIIAVSGSFDVILNDGNSEKIYTLNNPSFGLYVGNDTWRELRNFSSGSVCLVVSSGEFDESDYIREFDDFKTYLANKR encoded by the coding sequence ATGAAAAATCAAATTTTAAAATTACCAAAAATCGAAGACCCAAGAGGAAATCTTTCTGTTATCGAAAAAGATAATATTCCATTTGCAGTTAAACGTGTTTATTTTTTGTACGATGTACCGAGTGGCGCTGAACGTGGTGGACATGCACATATCAATCAGCAAGAATTTATTATTGCAGTTTCGGGTAGTTTTGATGTGATTTTAAACGATGGAAATTCAGAAAAAATATATACTTTAAACAATCCGAGTTTTGGACTTTATGTCGGAAATGATACTTGGCGCGAACTTAGAAATTTTTCTTCAGGTTCTGTTTGTTTAGTTGTTTCTTCAGGAGAATTTGACGAGTCGGATTATATTCGTGAATTTGACGATTTCAAAACTTATTTAGCAAACAAAAGGTAA
- a CDS encoding oligosaccharide flippase family protein, whose translation MTDKKTHNKIFKSISIFGSVQAIQMVCKVISVKITSVILGPSGVGLIGLIDNVINLITQGSSFGIQTIGTQLIAKERENKTNQKVLAFWMLLCGILAALFCFIFSGFLSRMVFDSPAYSLHFKALSVYFVLYAIINFSIIVLKGLNEIKKLVQYQIYSVIFVSIATIFCYWFWGINGIFPAFIANSFVTFLVYFFYLQKLNLNQVSVSKTEILSQGKYLFSKGSLLAINGVFGLVCFFLIRLFLKENSPSDLGFYEAANLYLISYFGIIFSSLANDYFPTLTNKIARKEDINIFVNIQVQTSILITTPLILIMYFGCDLIIPLLTSNAFLPVREILLFGLISILCKTINYPVGYIILAIDDTKNYFYQNIIGDILNVILIVVLFHYFGLIGIGLAMFIQYFGFNFYLLYFVSKRKLFCLNSISLKYIILSFLFVFLMIGSDFLFWYYEINRYISKGILMFIGSFYCAFELNKNNQFLTSIKNKFKK comes from the coding sequence ATGACAGATAAAAAAACACATAATAAAATTTTTAAATCCATTTCGATTTTTGGAAGCGTGCAAGCCATACAAATGGTTTGTAAGGTGATTTCTGTAAAAATAACTTCGGTGATTTTAGGACCTTCAGGAGTTGGTTTAATTGGATTAATTGATAATGTGATTAACTTAATTACGCAAGGTTCTTCTTTTGGAATTCAAACCATCGGAACTCAATTAATCGCTAAAGAACGCGAGAATAAAACGAACCAGAAAGTTTTGGCGTTTTGGATGTTGCTTTGCGGAATTTTGGCTGCTCTTTTTTGTTTTATTTTTTCAGGTTTTTTGAGTCGAATGGTTTTTGATTCACCCGCTTATTCATTACATTTTAAAGCGCTCTCTGTTTATTTTGTTTTGTATGCGATTATTAACTTTTCAATCATCGTTTTAAAAGGATTAAACGAAATAAAAAAACTGGTTCAATATCAAATTTATTCGGTGATTTTTGTTTCAATTGCAACCATTTTTTGTTATTGGTTTTGGGGAATAAACGGTATTTTTCCTGCATTTATAGCTAATAGTTTCGTAACTTTTTTAGTGTATTTTTTTTATTTGCAGAAGTTAAATTTAAATCAGGTTTCGGTTTCTAAAACTGAGATTTTAAGCCAAGGAAAATATCTTTTTTCAAAAGGAAGTTTGTTAGCAATAAATGGTGTTTTTGGTTTGGTTTGTTTCTTTTTGATTCGACTTTTTTTAAAAGAAAATAGTCCAAGTGATTTAGGATTTTACGAAGCTGCTAATTTATATTTGATTTCATATTTCGGAATTATTTTTTCGTCTTTGGCAAATGATTATTTTCCTACTTTAACAAATAAAATTGCTCGAAAAGAAGACATAAATATTTTTGTGAATATTCAAGTTCAAACTTCCATTTTAATTACAACGCCACTTATTTTAATTATGTATTTTGGATGCGATTTAATCATTCCGTTATTAACTTCAAATGCCTTTTTACCTGTTCGTGAGATTTTACTTTTTGGTTTGATTTCAATTCTTTGTAAAACCATCAATTATCCAGTTGGATATATTATTTTGGCTATTGACGATACTAAAAATTATTTCTATCAAAATATTATTGGCGATATTTTAAATGTCATTTTAATTGTTGTTTTATTTCATTATTTTGGATTAATCGGAATTGGTTTGGCGATGTTTATTCAATATTTTGGATTTAATTTTTACTTGCTTTATTTTGTTTCTAAACGAAAATTATTTTGCCTTAATTCCATAAGCTTAAAATATATTATTCTTTCTTTTTTGTTTGTTTTTTTGATGATAGGTTCTGATTTTTTGTTTTGGTATTATGAAATAAATCGCTATATTTCTAAAGGAATTCTGATGTTTATTGGTTCGTTTTATTGTGCTTTTGAATTGAATAAAAACAACCAATTTTTAACATCCATCAAAAATAAGTTTAAGAAATAA
- a CDS encoding glycosyltransferase family 2 protein, whose product MAFFSIIIPLYNKEFFLKTTLKSVFEQTFTDYEIVIVNDGSTDKSLEIAKSYQNDKIKIFNQKNQGVSVARNLGIEKSTAAYCCFLDADDIWKSNHLESLYNLIQKFPEAGLYCNRYEIQINKNKIIPTVFDFENSFEGYLNNFFKSSLINRIALTSATCISKKVYSEIGGFKPEISNGEDLDYWIRIALNYKVVISNQITMLYNFKNDNKGLSKINIEKHKLPDLEKYQVEEKQNPYLKRFLDLYRIEYALHFHICGNSFKMKYYLKNVSKENIHPKTKLLFKTPSVLLEKMLFTKRYLKQFGIDFSVYH is encoded by the coding sequence ATGGCTTTTTTCAGTATTATCATTCCATTGTATAACAAAGAATTTTTTTTAAAAACAACCTTAAAAAGTGTTTTTGAACAAACCTTTACTGATTATGAAATTGTTATTGTAAATGATGGTTCAACTGACAAAAGTTTAGAAATTGCGAAATCGTATCAGAATGATAAAATAAAAATTTTCAATCAAAAAAATCAAGGTGTTTCTGTTGCTCGAAATTTAGGAATCGAAAAATCAACAGCAGCTTATTGTTGTTTTTTAGATGCCGATGACATTTGGAAATCGAATCATTTAGAGAGTTTATACAATTTGATTCAAAAATTTCCGGAAGCTGGTTTATATTGCAATCGTTACGAAATTCAAATCAACAAAAACAAAATCATCCCAACCGTTTTTGATTTTGAAAATTCGTTCGAAGGTTACCTTAATAATTTCTTTAAAAGCAGTCTAATCAACAGAATAGCTTTAACTTCAGCCACATGTATTTCAAAAAAAGTATATTCTGAAATTGGTGGATTTAAACCTGAAATTTCCAATGGCGAAGATTTAGATTATTGGATCCGAATTGCATTAAATTACAAAGTTGTAATTAGCAATCAGATTACGATGTTGTATAATTTTAAAAATGACAATAAAGGTTTATCCAAAATAAATATCGAGAAACACAAATTACCTGATCTTGAAAAATATCAAGTCGAAGAAAAACAAAATCCGTATTTAAAACGCTTTTTAGATTTATATAGAATTGAATATGCTTTACATTTTCATATTTGTGGCAATTCTTTCAAAATGAAATATTATTTAAAAAATGTTTCAAAAGAAAACATCCACCCAAAAACAAAACTTTTGTTTAAAACACCATCTGTTCTTTTAGAAAAAATGTTATTTACCAAACGTTATTTAAAACAATTTGGAATCGATTTTAGTGTGTATCATTAA
- a CDS encoding tetratricopeptide repeat protein, whose amino-acid sequence MRKLNNIFFLSLALGSTQLNAQQSVIYTNENYKFDKAVSLYNENLYALAQVLFEEIKTKNFNSEIQADCSYYIANCALNLDQDGAESKLQEFILNYPTSSKQVDALSEAANYYFKKGDYKKVLKYAKGINESVLSDEMKNRLNFQKGYCYFIENKFSEAKEFFSKVDKSDKYGDQAKYYLGYISYQNNDYKTASEYFGEVSYNEKYHEKMGYFKADMNFKSGNFDEAIRLGKEQFSKSTDEEKSELAKIIGESYFNLQKYDEALPYLLQYNGKNNRLNNVDFYQLGYVYYKKGDYTKAISEFNKIINGSDSVAQNAYYHLGESYLKSDQKTQALNAFKNASEMNFNSKIQEDANVNYAKLSYEIGNPYQSTPTVIISFLEKYPNSTYKEELNGLLIDSYISSKNYKEALDLLEKNRTPQHKLAYQKVNFYRGLELYNQGNYAEALTLFNKSINEQQDKKMVARATYWKGESEYALNRFNDAKTTFSGFKKLPYAEITPEFKDVNYSLGYANFKLKNYDESIMMFDSYAKSSNNPNKKNDAYLRLADSQFVNGKYWPAMESYNKVIESKGSEVDYAVFQKAISYGFVDRNDSKVKELNNFISNYPNSSYVVDAMYELGSTYSNLNKSNESITTFNKLISQYPKSAFVPKAMLKQGLVYYNEKENAKALERFKKVVSDYPKTPEAVEAVETARLIYLDSGNTSEYATWIKGLDFIDVSNYDLENDSYVAAEKQLFQNNSKQAISGFEDYLKNYPNGKNGLKAEYNLAELYVNDNQISKAIPHYKNIVNKSKNEYTEVSLVRLSDYYLENNQKSEAVSLLKRLENEAEKEQNKLFAQANLMKIYSESADDVKSAEAYAQKVLTNPKIDKRIKADAQLISARTAIANKDWATAKKTYAELLSTANGEIAAEALYYDAYFKNVDKKYEASNSAIQKLTKDYSSYKYFGAKGLVLMAKNFYGLKDSYQATYILENVIKNFSDYHDIVTEAKTELTNIKSEESKRNSSVK is encoded by the coding sequence ATGCGAAAATTAAATAATATATTTTTTTTGTCACTTGCCTTAGGTTCGACCCAATTAAACGCTCAACAATCTGTAATTTATACTAACGAGAATTATAAGTTTGATAAAGCAGTTTCTCTATATAACGAAAATCTTTATGCTTTAGCTCAAGTTTTGTTTGAAGAAATCAAAACCAAGAATTTCAATTCCGAAATTCAAGCAGATTGTTCTTATTATATTGCCAATTGTGCTTTGAATTTAGATCAAGATGGAGCTGAAAGTAAACTACAAGAATTTATTTTAAATTACCCAACGAGTTCAAAACAAGTTGATGCTCTTTCTGAAGCTGCTAATTATTACTTTAAAAAAGGTGATTATAAAAAGGTTTTGAAATATGCCAAAGGTATAAATGAATCAGTACTTTCTGACGAAATGAAAAATCGTTTAAACTTTCAGAAAGGATATTGCTATTTTATAGAAAATAAATTTTCAGAAGCTAAAGAATTCTTTTCAAAAGTTGATAAGTCTGATAAATACGGCGATCAAGCAAAATATTATTTAGGTTATATTTCGTATCAGAATAACGATTACAAAACTGCTTCAGAATATTTTGGCGAAGTTTCTTACAACGAAAAATATCACGAAAAAATGGGATATTTTAAGGCTGATATGAATTTTAAATCTGGAAATTTTGACGAAGCTATTCGTTTAGGTAAAGAGCAATTTTCAAAATCAACTGATGAAGAAAAATCTGAATTAGCTAAAATCATAGGCGAAAGTTATTTCAATCTTCAGAAATATGATGAAGCTCTTCCGTATTTATTGCAATACAACGGAAAAAATAACCGTTTGAACAATGTTGATTTTTATCAATTAGGTTATGTTTATTACAAAAAAGGCGATTATACAAAAGCGATTTCTGAATTCAATAAAATCATTAACGGATCAGATTCTGTTGCTCAAAATGCTTATTATCATTTAGGCGAAAGTTATTTGAAGTCAGATCAAAAAACACAAGCTTTGAACGCCTTTAAAAATGCTTCTGAAATGAATTTTAATTCAAAAATTCAAGAAGATGCTAACGTGAATTATGCCAAATTAAGTTATGAAATCGGTAATCCGTATCAAAGCACGCCAACTGTGATTATTTCTTTTTTAGAAAAATATCCAAATTCTACTTATAAAGAAGAACTGAATGGTTTGTTAATCGATTCCTATATTTCGTCAAAAAATTACAAAGAAGCTTTAGATTTATTAGAAAAAAATAGAACACCACAGCATAAATTAGCTTATCAAAAAGTGAATTTTTATCGTGGTTTAGAATTGTATAATCAAGGGAATTACGCAGAAGCCTTAACTTTATTCAATAAATCTATTAACGAACAACAAGATAAAAAAATGGTTGCTCGTGCCACATATTGGAAAGGTGAATCTGAATATGCTTTAAATCGTTTTAACGATGCGAAAACAACTTTTTCTGGTTTTAAAAAATTGCCTTATGCTGAAATTACACCTGAATTTAAAGATGTGAATTACAGTTTAGGTTATGCAAATTTCAAATTAAAAAATTACGATGAATCAATCATGATGTTTGATTCGTACGCAAAATCTTCAAACAATCCAAATAAGAAAAATGATGCGTATTTACGTTTAGCAGACAGTCAATTCGTAAATGGTAAGTATTGGCCAGCAATGGAATCTTACAATAAAGTTATCGAAAGTAAAGGTTCTGAAGTGGATTACGCAGTTTTCCAAAAAGCAATTTCGTATGGTTTTGTTGATAGAAATGATAGTAAAGTAAAAGAGTTGAATAACTTTATTTCTAATTATCCAAATTCGTCTTATGTGGTTGATGCGATGTATGAATTAGGAAGTACGTATTCTAATTTGAATAAATCTAACGAATCAATTACAACGTTTAATAAATTAATCAGTCAATATCCCAAAAGTGCATTTGTACCCAAAGCAATGTTGAAACAAGGTTTGGTTTATTACAACGAAAAAGAAAATGCAAAAGCATTAGAACGTTTCAAAAAAGTAGTTTCTGATTATCCAAAAACACCAGAGGCAGTTGAAGCAGTCGAAACAGCTCGTTTGATTTATCTTGATTCTGGAAATACATCTGAATATGCAACTTGGATTAAAGGACTAGATTTTATTGATGTTTCTAATTATGATTTAGAAAACGATAGTTATGTTGCTGCAGAAAAACAATTGTTTCAGAATAATTCAAAACAAGCCATTTCTGGTTTTGAAGATTATTTAAAGAATTATCCAAACGGTAAAAATGGGTTGAAAGCAGAATATAATTTAGCAGAGTTATATGTTAATGACAATCAAATAAGTAAAGCTATTCCGCATTATAAGAATATTGTTAATAAATCTAAAAATGAATATACAGAAGTTTCTTTAGTTCGTTTGTCTGATTATTATTTAGAAAACAATCAAAAATCAGAAGCTGTTTCGTTGTTAAAACGTTTAGAAAACGAAGCAGAAAAAGAACAAAATAAATTATTTGCACAAGCTAATTTAATGAAGATTTATTCAGAATCGGCAGATGATGTCAAATCAGCAGAAGCTTATGCACAAAAAGTACTGACTAATCCAAAGATTGATAAAAGAATTAAAGCAGATGCGCAATTAATTTCAGCACGCACAGCTATTGCAAATAAAGATTGGGCAACAGCCAAAAAAACATATGCAGAATTGTTGTCAACTGCAAATGGAGAAATTGCTGCTGAAGCATTATATTATGATGCGTATTTTAAAAATGTTGATAAAAAATATGAAGCTTCTAACAGCGCCATTCAAAAATTAACAAAGGATTATTCGAGTTATAAATATTTCGGAGCAAAAGGATTGGTTTTGATGGCTAAAAACTTTTATGGCTTAAAAGATAGTTATCAAGCAACTTACATTTTAGAAAATGTGATTAAGAACTTCTCAGATTATCATGATATCGTTACAGAAGCAAAAACTGAATTAACAAATATCAAATCAGAAGAATCAAAACGTAATTCATCCGTAAAATAA
- a CDS encoding glycosyltransferase — MNQNPLVTVICTCFNHQNFVIETLNSVLNQRYSNIEIIIIDDCSSDDSISVITTFLKNRPEIKFIQNQENLGNTKTFNKAAKLANGTFLVDLACDDILLPNCIEIQIEKFLNSDLETTGIVFGNSEHIDENGKYISDYFETNSNKKVIDKSLFQTNLNQLLQGGLVMNSVSAMINKSIFDKLNGYDESLAFEDLDFWIRVLENHQIIFIDEIITQKRDLKSSLGNQFFQKNETANRIDLSMNKIFSKVIDSNKKNKSVLKAVLKRIHYSIDNSFKNRKYKFVFLFGFQKLKVHYYLLFAK; from the coding sequence ATGAACCAAAATCCACTTGTAACTGTAATCTGCACTTGTTTTAATCATCAGAATTTTGTGATTGAAACTTTGAATTCTGTATTGAATCAGCGCTATTCAAATATAGAAATAATTATTATAGATGATTGTAGTTCGGATGATTCAATTTCAGTAATTACTACTTTTTTAAAAAATCGACCTGAAATTAAATTTATCCAAAATCAAGAAAATTTAGGTAATACCAAAACTTTTAACAAAGCTGCAAAATTAGCAAATGGTACTTTTTTGGTTGATTTGGCTTGCGATGATATTTTACTTCCGAATTGTATCGAAATTCAAATAGAAAAATTTCTGAATTCTGATTTAGAAACAACAGGAATTGTTTTTGGAAATTCGGAACATATCGATGAAAACGGCAAATATATTTCTGATTATTTCGAAACAAATTCGAATAAAAAGGTAATTGACAAATCATTATTTCAAACAAATTTAAATCAGCTTTTACAAGGCGGTTTGGTTATGAACTCGGTTTCTGCAATGATAAATAAATCTATTTTTGATAAACTGAATGGTTATGACGAATCGCTTGCATTTGAAGATTTGGATTTTTGGATTCGTGTTCTTGAAAACCATCAGATTATTTTCATTGATGAAATAATCACACAAAAAAGAGATTTGAAATCATCTTTAGGAAATCAATTTTTTCAGAAAAATGAAACTGCAAATCGAATTGATTTATCAATGAATAAAATATTTTCTAAAGTTATCGATTCAAACAAAAAAAATAAGTCAGTTTTAAAAGCAGTTTTAAAAAGGATTCATTACAGCATAGATAATTCATTTAAAAACAGAAAATATAAATTTGTTTTCTTATTCGGATTTCAAAAACTAAAAGTTCATTATTACCTTTTGTTTGCTAAATAA
- a CDS encoding glycosyltransferase: MDKKKKIAIVVYTLKSGGLERVVSNQTFLFDALGFEIDLFVLENEIDFPFKGNLRCYDFNFSDGFLVKIKKYFKLNNDIQAGNFDFILDHRYRLNDLIESFWINKIYKNQHVFYFIHSSDVSSYLNSRLANNSKIKFISVSKGIENEVKRIYPKIEIQTIYNNVEVPKIEKEFKEIKENYIMSAGRMDESNVKQFDLLIDCYSKSILPSQNIKLLILGSGIRLKSLKEQVSKLNLQDLVIFKGFEINLYSYYKHAKYFVLSSKFEGLGMVLIESLLCKTPVISFDCDFGPNEIIQDKMNGLLVENQNTEKLIEAMNLFIENEELYTACKSNTLISIEQFSKENISKKWLSTFNDTH, encoded by the coding sequence TTGGATAAAAAAAAGAAAATCGCAATTGTTGTTTATACTTTAAAATCGGGTGGTTTGGAACGTGTTGTTTCTAATCAAACTTTTTTGTTTGATGCTTTAGGTTTTGAAATTGATTTATTTGTTTTGGAAAACGAAATTGATTTTCCGTTTAAAGGAAATTTACGTTGTTATGATTTTAATTTTTCGGATGGTTTTCTTGTAAAAATTAAGAAATATTTCAAATTAAATAATGATATTCAAGCTGGCAATTTTGATTTTATATTAGATCATCGTTACCGATTAAATGATTTGATTGAATCGTTTTGGATCAATAAAATTTATAAAAATCAACACGTTTTTTATTTCATTCACAGTTCTGATGTTTCGAGTTATTTAAATTCAAGATTGGCTAATAATTCTAAAATTAAATTTATTTCGGTGTCAAAAGGAATTGAAAATGAAGTTAAACGAATTTATCCAAAAATTGAAATTCAAACGATTTATAATAACGTTGAAGTTCCAAAAATCGAAAAAGAATTCAAAGAAATTAAGGAAAATTATATTATGTCAGCTGGACGAATGGACGAATCGAACGTGAAGCAATTTGATCTTTTGATTGATTGTTATTCAAAATCGATTTTGCCAAGCCAAAATATTAAGTTATTGATTTTAGGTTCTGGAATTCGCTTGAAAAGTTTAAAAGAGCAAGTTTCAAAATTGAACTTACAAGATTTAGTTATTTTCAAAGGATTTGAAATCAATTTATATTCTTATTATAAACATGCAAAATATTTTGTTTTGTCTAGTAAATTCGAAGGTTTAGGAATGGTTTTAATCGAAAGTTTACTTTGCAAAACTCCTGTGATTTCTTTTGATTGCGATTTCGGACCGAATGAAATTATTCAAGACAAAATGAACGGTTTGTTAGTTGAAAATCAAAATACAGAAAAATTGATTGAAGCGATGAATTTATTCATTGAAAATGAAGAATTATACACAGCTTGTAAATCGAATACTTTGATTTCAATTGAACAATTTTCTAAAGAAAATATTTCAAAAAAGTGGCTTTCAACTTTTAATGATACACACTAA
- a CDS encoding glycosyltransferase family 2 protein, whose protein sequence is MDIYIKSFNRPFLLDKCLESIKKFASDFSGKIIVMDDGTPQKYLNKIQEKYPDILILKSQFYQEKACAIENDLEPPKNIPSQFWKETIAKGSDYFILIEDDCWFCEPIDFTDVENQMKIFNLQLVKLLWMGNEALISDKIEKETTSLVITNPELFTRNSFLFDLIYRKKTCKIDSILNRLGIPIEKNLLKYYQVYAVANAIFSKQYYLKAWETSQNKVDELAQIMQVIQIPNADLNVGHSKKEWIRTSLKTTASKQNKEYLDADFDVYSLNKILNETWFQNQFEVFNFDNDISSAFIQKIISQNNFPENTFNSWQDWYNKLKQSYEKIGCKITNDR, encoded by the coding sequence ATGGATATTTATATAAAATCGTTTAATCGTCCGTTTTTGTTGGATAAATGCTTGGAGAGTATTAAAAAATTCGCTTCTGATTTTTCTGGAAAAATTATTGTAATGGATGATGGAACACCTCAGAAATATCTTAATAAAATTCAAGAAAAATATCCCGATATTCTAATCTTAAAATCACAATTTTATCAAGAAAAAGCTTGTGCTATCGAAAATGATTTAGAACCACCTAAAAATATTCCAAGTCAATTCTGGAAAGAAACAATTGCAAAAGGTTCGGATTATTTTATTTTAATTGAGGATGATTGTTGGTTTTGCGAACCAATTGATTTTACTGATGTTGAAAATCAAATGAAGATTTTTAATTTACAATTGGTAAAATTACTTTGGATGGGAAATGAAGCTTTGATTTCGGATAAAATCGAAAAAGAAACAACTTCGCTGGTTATAACAAATCCTGAATTGTTTACAAGAAATTCGTTTTTGTTTGACTTAATTTACCGAAAAAAGACTTGTAAAATTGATTCGATTTTAAATCGATTAGGAATTCCGATTGAAAAAAATCTTTTAAAATATTATCAGGTTTATGCCGTTGCAAATGCCATTTTTTCAAAGCAATATTATTTAAAAGCTTGGGAAACTTCGCAAAATAAAGTCGATGAATTGGCGCAAATTATGCAAGTAATTCAGATTCCGAATGCCGATTTAAATGTAGGTCATTCTAAAAAAGAATGGATTCGAACTTCATTAAAAACAACAGCATCCAAACAAAATAAAGAATATTTAGATGCAGATTTTGATGTTTACTCTTTAAATAAAATATTGAATGAAACTTGGTTTCAAAATCAATTTGAAGTTTTTAATTTTGATAACGATATTTCAAGCGCATTCATTCAAAAGATAATTTCACAAAATAATTTCCCTGAAAACACGTTTAATTCGTGGCAAGATTGGTACAATAAATTAAAGCAATCGTATGAAAAAATAGGTTGTAAAATCACGAATGACAGATAA
- a CDS encoding cell division ATP-binding protein FtsE: protein MSNTILSLQNVSIFQEKTSILANITLNVNHGEFIYLIGKTGSGKSSLMKTLYADLELTEGEGTIVDFDLRTLKESQIPFLRRKIGIVFQDFKLLHDRSIYKNLLFVLKATGWTNQNEMDSRIEEVLDRVGMLAHANKMPHQISGGEQQRVAIARALLNDPELILADEPTGNLDPQTSVEVMEVLQKINANGRTIIMATHDYALLMKYPAKTLKCEGGQIFEVVQKTV, encoded by the coding sequence ATGTCCAACACCATTTTATCATTACAAAACGTTTCTATTTTTCAGGAAAAAACATCGATTTTAGCAAATATTACTCTGAATGTAAATCACGGTGAATTTATTTATTTAATCGGAAAAACAGGTTCTGGTAAAAGTAGTTTAATGAAGACGCTTTACGCGGATTTAGAACTAACTGAGGGTGAAGGAACAATTGTCGATTTTGATTTAAGAACTTTAAAAGAAAGTCAAATTCCTTTTTTAAGAAGAAAAATAGGAATTGTTTTTCAGGATTTTAAATTACTTCATGATCGTTCTATTTATAAAAACTTACTTTTCGTGTTAAAAGCAACAGGTTGGACCAATCAAAATGAGATGGATTCTCGAATTGAAGAAGTGTTAGATCGAGTTGGAATGTTAGCACACGCAAACAAAATGCCGCATCAGATTTCAGGTGGAGAACAACAACGTGTTGCTATTGCGAGAGCGTTATTGAATGATCCTGAATTAATTTTAGCCGATGAACCAACAGGAAATTTAGATCCGCAAACGAGTGTTGAAGTTATGGAAGTTCTTCAAAAAATCAACGCAAACGGAAGAACAATCATTATGGCAACTCATGATTATGCTTTATTAATGAAATATCCAGCAAAAACATTAAAATGTGAAGGCGGACAAATTTTTGAAGTTGTACAAAAAACAGTTTAA
- a CDS encoding glycosyltransferase family 2 protein, with translation MLSILIPTFNYNTYPLVSELYNQCRQIENLDFEILVNDDASKDFFENESINDLPNCFFNIQKTNQGLSASRNYLISKAVHSWCLLLDADVWPTSKDFILNYIKKIKQENQACVAFGGLEYTKIKPNANELLRWLYGNKHEALSFEKRVQNRPKHFLSSNLLVSKSVLERFAYPKEINTYGYEDLIFNLKIIENKIPIFQLDNPVFHEKLDTSEIFLSKSKKALENLCKSIDLKLLPKDATGISKLYYQCNIFGLRKIIAFVFKLNQKWMEKVLKGKYTNLTLFNLYRLGYFFSINK, from the coding sequence ATGCTCAGTATTTTAATTCCTACATTTAATTATAACACTTATCCGCTGGTAAGTGAACTTTATAATCAATGCAGACAAATTGAAAATTTAGATTTTGAGATCCTTGTAAATGATGATGCTTCAAAAGATTTTTTTGAAAATGAATCAATCAATGATTTGCCAAATTGTTTTTTTAATATTCAAAAAACAAATCAAGGTTTAAGCGCTTCACGAAATTATTTAATTTCCAAAGCGGTACATTCTTGGTGTCTTTTATTGGACGCAGATGTTTGGCCTACTTCTAAGGATTTTATCTTAAATTATATCAAGAAAATCAAACAAGAAAATCAAGCTTGTGTTGCTTTTGGTGGATTAGAATATACTAAAATAAAACCGAATGCAAATGAACTTTTAAGATGGCTTTACGGAAATAAACATGAAGCTTTATCTTTTGAAAAGCGAGTCCAAAACAGACCAAAACATTTTTTGAGTAGTAATCTTTTAGTAAGTAAATCAGTTCTTGAAAGGTTTGCTTATCCAAAAGAAATCAATACTTATGGTTATGAAGATTTGATTTTTAATCTCAAAATAATTGAAAATAAAATTCCGATTTTTCAATTAGATAATCCCGTTTTTCATGAAAAATTAGATACTTCAGAAATTTTTCTTTCTAAGTCAAAAAAAGCATTGGAAAACTTATGTAAATCAATCGATTTGAAATTACTACCAAAAGACGCAACAGGAATTTCAAAATTGTATTATCAATGCAACATATTTGGATTACGAAAAATAATCGCTTTTGTTTTTAAGCTAAATCAAAAATGGATGGAAAAAGTTTTAAAAGGAAAATACACCAACTTAACTTTATTCAATTTGTACAGATTAGGATATTTTTTTAGCATAAACAAATAG